The Mastacembelus armatus chromosome 14, fMasArm1.2, whole genome shotgun sequence genomic interval GAGTGTACTATCGTGAAGCCATGGGAGCCCTCATAGTGTTCGACGTGACACGGCCCACGACCTTTGAGGCCGTCATCAAGTGGAAAGAGGACCTGGACTCCAAACTTAGGTTGGCTAATGGACAGAGCATTGCTACTGTGCTTCTGGCTAATAAGTGTGACCAGGGCAAGGAGTTGATCAGCAATGGCATCAAAATGGACCAGTTCTGCAAGGACCATGGGTTTGCTGGGTGGTTTGAGACCTCTGCTAAGGTGAGATCAGAGTCTGAGCaggatatttttatttacaatttatacatttaaatgtattaggACCTGTCCTTGCAAATAGCTTGCACTGACAGCTAGATGAGGATTCAAACTATTATAAAATGTGTGGGACTGTTTCTTGTGCAGTGTGCAATGACTCATATAGATGTACTGCATactgttaattagtgagctttacaGGTGCTGGTAGGTGGCACATGTTACCTTCAGACAAGTTAATcatttctcccttttttcctATCACGATTCTTGTAAGAATAGgcaaacagagagaaaaccCACGAGTGCAGATGAGACTGGCAGACAAGGTTGCAGATCAATTCAAACAGGTTATTAACATCACAAGAGAACAAGACTCACTTTGGGTTGatgcaggcaggcaggcagtcTCAGGCAGGGAGAACAGAAGACAAAGCAGTCCAAAGTTCAAACAGAAGCAAACACATACAGTCCAAATAAAGACCCAGGGGAGCAAAAAAGAGGCaaaaagctagaaaccaagCAGAAAATCCCAAAACCAGGTGAGCAATATGAACAGGTtaggaacaaaaaaacaaaacaggtttttaaaaaaaaaaaaaaaaaaatggctagAATGCTATGActctaaaacacacagagcagagacaaGGAGAATTTGACCAGTATATATACTGGGTAGGTAACAAGGGAAATGGAAACAGATGTGGTAGGTGTGGAATTCAGCAATGGGTAATGAGAAGCAGGTGTGCAGGGCAATCACAGGGAAAGCCTGGGGACATCTGGAGACTGGATGGGGAATGACAGTTCAAAAAAAAGGCCAGGAACGCAATTGTAACaatttccagtctttatgcaaAGCCACAGTGcttttttgtagcttcatatttaactgACATTAGACTGATATCAATCCTCATAGTAACTCccaacaaaaatgcaaataagaaTATTTTCTAAACTGTTGAAGAATTCCTTTACATGACAAGGTAAGGGCTGGATTGTAGGACTTTGCAGTGAATGGTTGACACGCTTAACAGAGGTATTCTGCCACTCAGGTCACTCCAGTTAGTGGAAAATCATCCCCACAGAGCCACCTGGAATTTCGGATCCTTGTGGAAAGTGACTCTGAGATATATTTACAAAGGAGGGTCAGAGCATGTTACTGAAGTGATGAGTTCAAGGTGTTAGAGGATTAACAGTCTTTGTTTGCCATACTCCATCTTGCATTCTGCTTCCATCAaagtttttttaataatttatttgaacAGATTCAAAGTtacataaaaacagtttttataagGCAATAGCATTACATAAAATAGATGCTACGTCTACATCATATATTTTCCTTCTGTtgtgatttacagtatatgGTTTGGTTAGGCACCCTGAATCTTGAGgttgtatttaaaatatacagcagTTATGTATTGGCAATTATTTTCTGTGCAGTGCAGTATATTTATGTTAGGATGGAGCCTACTAATAATTCTcaggaaaaaaatgtggtgTACAATTTGAATTAACGTCTCTCTGTGTACCAATTTAAACACTGTGTTTACACATAGACATAAATTCTACAAATGTCCTCACATACACATCCTCTGTTGACACAAATGTGTCGGAACAGCATAAGCGTGCTGCTTTTCTCGTGGCATCTATGCTCAACATTCTGAGTCTTGGGTTCAGTCTGAAGTGTCAGAGGTGTGCTGTGCAAACAGACATGCACGTTCTTCTTTGGTAGAGGTTACAAAAACATGTCTAGAGCATTCAAATTAAGCAGTTTTAAACATGCAGATGTGCACACATGGTGTTGTTCACATGAAGGTGACAGTGCACtaagtttattttgaacatgCTGTAATTCAGTTGATGTTAATGCACTGGAAAAGTACTGACAGACAAGTAAATGAATCAGGAAAATCATGTGTTTATGGCTTCCATACATCATATGTTAAATTTGATTTACTTGAGGTCATGCTGTAGAtgttcctttatttttatttttttttatcattgtctgtgaaataacattaaaagtCCAAATAGCAGGCATGATACATatttacaaaatgcaaaaagaaaaaattaagtACAAATGAAGTAAACAGTTAAAGAGCTGTACCTAACTGTAGTTTATCTCTCTCCTTTAGGACAATCTCAACATCAGTGTTGCTGCAAACTTCCTGGTCAAGCACATCATGGCCACGGAAAATGACATACTGAAAACAGTAATACCAGACACCATCTCACCCCAGCTCCACTCTAACGAGCAGATGAGCTGCTCTGGCTGCTTCAAATGAAAAGACAGAGCAGTGGTGGGTCAAAACAGACTGGATACACAGGAGGATAAAGAGACATGGACACAACGTGCAGCCTTTAAAGGATAACTGTGTTCAGCAAACCAGAGTTTGTAAACTCAAGTCATATGAACTCAGAAATTGGCAACTCGTGAGTGTGACGTTTTTGGCAGACAAACAAATGTAAGGCACCTTGGTCTATGCTGCTTGGCatagattagatttttttttaaagtatcaGATGGTCAGCCTTGCTTTTGGAGCTATTCTTGCTCAACGTATATTGGTTTTTAACTGTTTCAAAACTATAATTGTGTGGGCGTTCTCTTTATTGTACTCCCCATTAACATGGTGGAAAAAAGCTGTGGGAGACATGCAAGCTTCCTTTAATGTTATTCTGCaagacacaaagaaaatgttgaCCTCTTCCAGTGAATCCTAGATAATGTAACTGTGAATTTTGCacatacattgttttttttttttttttaaatgcttttaagTTATTTAATGTATGCCTATATGAGTGTAATGCTGCTTATTGTATTATGATATATTGCTTTCTGTTGTATAATCATTATTAATCAGGCTGTTTTAAGGaacaacacatttgtttttatggcAACAGCTTGGTTAGGGCGGTCAGCTGCAAAGAAAGGGAGTTTAACAATTAGACACACAACCATCCTGAAGCTCACCTACAGTAATTAGTCTTTCATGGCCGGTGAGCAGCTCTACTGGAGCTGTTCAGGGTTAAGTAATCAAATGCTTGTTAAACACATTTGCTTGATAATAggagagtgtttttttttcttctgtctaaAGATTCTTTGACTGTAATGCCTggctttttttattcattaatttgcATAAATATTCTTGAGAAGAAAagaatgttttgattttgtggTTGGAAACCAGACATTCATGAGTTCACTTGCCAAAGCCCAACCCTCTGTATCCATGGTAACTAGATCAAgtctttttttattggtttCTGCGTGCTGCTTCATCTTGCTGTTTTCACAatgcatgcacatactgtatatacacacagatgttGCCACTCTCCATGTCCTTCTTCCTATGTCACTCTGTCCCTTCTTGACTTTCCACTGTGGTTTCTTTTCATGAAATTCACCCAATTCTCTCAGTGCAGTTGCTTCCAATCTCTTAAaattcctcttcctctccttcatcTCCGTTTTCTCATTCTCTGGTTCACATACAATATGTTCAGCATATTAAACCTGCACAGGTGACTCACCAAGAGATGCTCTACTTTTATTAATCTTCCTACAAGAATTTTCTGGCTGCATTTGAaggtttttgcttttctttgtgcagAGGAGCCTATAACCTAACCACAAAGAGGTGCAGCGCTGCCAAAGCCGTGgccttttaaaatgtaacttaAGATACTTAATAACCTGGCAACCAAGTGGGTATAATGTGCCAAAAGTGGATAAAATCAAATGCATTTGGTTGTGTGTTGCCATTTAGACAAATGTACAGTAGAGTAAGTCTATAATGAGATATGTTGTTTCCTTCAGCTGGTGTTTATCAGCACTGTGTCCACATTGTCAATAAGCCTGATGACAACAGTGCCCTGTGTTATTGTGTGAGATCTTAGTGGTAATTTACAGAATACACATTAGGGTGTACTAGATTTTTATGATGCCTGTTACACAAGATTACAACTACGCTGTGCTATATTGGCTCATCATGAGGGTTTGTGACTGTGACTGCCTGCATCATGTGCCATCAGCATGGTGTCACACTGCAGATTTCATGAGCTGATTtggactgaaaaagaaaagcatgccctcacacacacatgtgcctGTCAGCAccttatttattgtaaaaaagtaaaaataaattaagtaATTTCCCACGTATCCCATCTTGTGTTGTTTTGGTAATGCATTCATATAATGTGACATGAAAGAACACTCATGGCCATTCAACATATAGCCTAGAACAAATCATTTTACCTCTACTTTAGTAGTGATCACACGGCTGTCGTGATCACATGTATTTTAGTAGAGCTTCAcaaatcgtgtgtgtgtgtgtgtgtgtgtgtgtgttttcctgctaATCCAGGACTCTCAGGTTCTCATTAGGAAGCCACATGACTGAGTGGATTACGCCCTGCCTGAAGGATCTGATTTGGTCTTAATTAATGTTAAGATATTATCACCCATAACACATCAAATAATACCAAAAAACTCTATATAACCACTTTGTCATCAGAATTTCATCAACAACTTGATCAAGACATTTATGACtattattaattaatgaaaTGCATAATATAAGAAACAAACTTTCTCCTAACTTCAACAATCTGTTTAGAGCACATTGTGGGAGAGggtgttattgtttttgaattgtagtggcattttaaaagatataattgaaaataaaacaataaaataagctTTTAATTGTTTGCAGGACAAACTTCTTTAAGTTTTAGTCTGTTAACGCTTCCTGTGACAAGAGCTGGCACAGATCTAACTATTCATTACTGGGATTATGAACATATTGTGTTTGGTGTAGCTCTCAGGCTCTGCCAGAGAACCACCTACAGAAAACACCCACATATTCTCTCggaggcaaagaaagaaagagagaaacatagGGAGATgcaagcagaagaaaatgagcTGATAGAGAAGTGatacacaaaaatcaaaagGTTACAGACATCTCATCAAGAGTCTATGCAGGTAAACAGACGCAGACACATTAGAAAGGTCATATTCTGCTGcctttgaaatgttttccagaGAGAATTCACACAGATGTTAACATAACTCTCTATTAGAGCAGAACACATTCAGCCTGCGTAATCACATGGACACTGACATTTTGACAAGTTACATTATACAGATACAAGAGTTCAAATTATAGAAGAGACTTGCTCTGACACAAACGGCTCTTTCAACTTGTCATTACCAATAACTGTTCAACTGGTGCCACCTATTGCCAAATTAGTCACACTGCAGGCATCACTTTCATGTAACTTCGAAGTTCAAAGATAGAGGCCATGTTAAGAAACAGTATTATTAGAAACAAACTGCTCTTTGTAATTTGTATTGGTattaatctgtttattttaaattatactaAACCAAGTGATACTCATAGAACTGGCTCACACAGCATGCTTGATCTGTGAtttatacagaaaaacaaaaaggaacaCTGTTAAGTATTAAAAAGAAGTGCAGGCGTGCAGCATGTGATCACCACAACATGTGTTCCCAAGTAAGTTAGCTCTTTTATCAGGGAGACGTTCCTGATAAATCTTTTAGCCCTTGAGAAACTCAGAATTCCCCCCTTTACAAAAAAGGGCATGGGAGAATGACCATCATTATTGTGATTTACAGATCTTAATATCATTTGTAATCATCTGTGCTATATTTGCTATATTTGATGAAATCAAACAGagcaaaaggaaagagaaaattaaTTACAAATAACTGGTTGGGAAAGAGTGCCTAAGATTCAGGAATGATAAACATGAAAGTGCAGCATTATATCACTGTTGTGTCTATTCATCACTCACAGAGATTTACACCTCGTTAATAATACTGTGTTATATGAATCATCTTCAGAAGTTGAgtaatattaaaacaaatattttaccaTTTGGAACATGTTTAATGTTGACTGGGTGTGTTTTACTTTTGCTTAAAAAATGCAGCAATCCATTTGGTCATAGAAAGACACTGTgtacaaaaaaatgacaaaaaaaaaattataaatttttgcagtatatgtacagtatattagtCTATTGACTGTATATGTGCTGCCACTAGAGGGCAATAAGCACCAACACTATCATGCATTACTGAACATGttctgtttgaaaaaaaaaaatcttttcccttaaaaaaatcaatgtatGCCTGTATTTACCATATTATACATTGCATATTTTACTTACATCATCTTAAGATCAGCTGCATTGTGATGATTAGTGTGCAGAAAATGAATCTAATCTATGTACACATATGATACAGTAAAACATGACCTTGAGGAATTGGGGGATACAAAGCTGGTCTTCTGTGAAGTCCTGAGTGTCAAAGAGCTACAGTAAGTTTGGGAAAATAAGTgaaaatcaacaataaaaacagtcacaGAAAATGGAGTAATAATTGTGGTATCGATATCAGGCAAGAGGAGCCTTGTGTCTTACtgtgaaacataaaatatatacatatataaatggGTTATTGCTACATTGGACAGATGACCCGTAATTAGATAAATGtgataataaagaaaaaatgtgacaaataatCAGGTTGTGGTAATACACAATATTTccatcaaataaaaacagaagcgCTGCCACATGCAGGCACATAATGTAGCATTTGACTGGTTTTCATTACAGTGTGAGGCAGCCTTTCTCATAAAAATACACTTCAATATATGTTCATGTATAAAAACAGTGCTGAGGTGCAGTTAGAACACATTTAGTCAAATTTGTGAGGTCTGTCTGAAAAAGTAAAGCTTGAGGTTTGTGAAACCAagaagtgctgtgtcactgtgtgtggcCAGCTGAACTAAGACTTGAGCAGAAGATAAAGTCTTTTGTTCAGTTGTTTGGTTGTGGTGCAAAATACTGCTCTCCACACAGAGAGTGTAGAACCAACAGTGTGTGCAATGTCTGCTGAATTTTCCTGACACCCGAGAATTGTACTGTATCAAAATGGCAGATTATAAATGAATTGTCATTTTATGATGAAATCACAcataaatgtgattattttgcaGCCTATTTCACAGTTCTCAGTAATGCCCCTCTTTAAATGCTCTATGATACAAGGTAGGAAGCTTTTTGACATCATAACCTTAGGCTTCAGGCTACTACAAGTTTCATACAAACTTGCAGTATGTGTGCCAGATGTGTTTCTAAAGGCAATGCTGATCATCCCCTGTCCCCTCGCCTGTGTCCCTACCGGAGCTGGATGAAGCCTCATCAGACACTATATAGTTATCAAGGCCCACAGAATAGGCTGAGTGTGAAGTCTGGGGCTGGACTGGCAACCTAGACTGAGAAAGGAGTGCATCTAtgtgaggaaagaaagaggacagaggGCAGTCTGAGGACGTGTACTTGGCTAACACCTGGAGCTGCTCTGGCTGCAGGTTGGCTTCACTGCAGACCCTGTGACATAAGGCAGAGAAACTGTGACATGTTTTCACCTTCATCTGGCTGAGCTGGGTCTTCTCCATGATcagtttctccctctctgttttctgttacatacacacagaacacacaatTAAATAAACCTGTCTGTAAACAGGAAGTGGACTGGTAAATAtagtgatttaaaaaacaactaGTGCTTACCAGCTTGTTGATTTCACACTGCAGATTGTAAATGCAATCAAGCTTCCTCTTGCGGCAACGTTGAGCTGCAAGGCGGTTTTTGCTGCGTCGTCTCATATCATGGACAAACTCCAGCTGTTCACGTGTAAAGACCTGTTgcttcagcagctgctggaaGTCATTTCTGCTCAGATCCACAATCAAGTCTACAGAGAATGGCAACTGAACCTGAGGGCacccaaacaggaaaaacatattACACAAGCAGATGACAGGACATGGAGAGAATACAGTGTCTCAATCAATGAACAGGCAACCTAATTACAGATAGAGCGAAAAATCAAATCAATGCTGTTAATATACTTATTTagttgtactgtatatatatatatatatatatatatatatatatatatacatacatatttacatgACATCATGGATTAGCTGGTGTAGCATGAGAGACATTATGGAAAATCTATATTTTGCTGAATCACATTAGTGAGACTGAAGGTCCTCAGATAACCTGCAAGTATTGTACATGTGCATCTTCTTCAAAACAGCAGCCTCACGGAGAAAGTTGAAATCTTTATTTATCTAAACACCATGAgaaataatcataaaaaaaaaatgatcaaaacatttttaaagaccTTAAAAATTATTCAATGAATTAAAAATTCATCAATAGAAttcaaacatatttaatattgagagttaaaaaagtgcaataaagcatatatatgtaaaatagtTGGGCTattagagaaaaagaaattaagtGAGGAAAAAGTCCAAAGGGATGAGCAGTTAGGCCAGTTGAATTTTTACCAAGCTGTAAATTATTAACACAGAGTTATGGAAGTGTTAAAAGGGCAGGTACTGGGTTACTTCTGCTGCTAATGTGCGACCGATATTGTAAGCATTATAAATCTTGTAGAGTTTTGTCAAGTGTAAATAAAAGCCTGTCGTTTTTATTCTGAATCAACTTTAGATTTGCCTGCACACTGGCAGTCAAACGGTTAATCTGGATAGGACCATAATAGATTCCTCAAACCTGTTTGTGTCACCTGTAGTCACTGATAACTCAAGGTGTCAAGTTCAGCTGAGTTGGACTCtaataacacacatgcacctggtcacaacacacacacacacacacacacatcatcgTCACTTAGTGAATAATTTACTGGGCACTATAGTGATTCTACTTTCTGCTACATGTATGCAAACACTGTTTGACATCTGATATAACATGTCTGCAGCTCTTATCTAAAGCAAATGTGGTGGGTTAAAATAAAAGTAGGGTGaattttgtgacatttattgACACAGGATAATTTCAGTACTAAATGAACTTCATTCAGTAGTTAGGTGGCAGGAGGGCAGATATAGAAGA includes:
- the rab38b gene encoding ras-related protein Rab-38b, whose amino-acid sequence is MTNQPSHPNGMQSLRKEHLYKVLVIGDLGVGKTSIIRRYVHQTYSHNYRATIGVDFALKVLNWDSKTVRLQLWDIAGQERFGNMTRVYYREAMGALIVFDVTRPTTFEAVIKWKEDLDSKLRLANGQSIATVLLANKCDQGKELISNGIKMDQFCKDHGFAGWFETSAKDNLNISVAANFLVKHIMATENDILKTVIPDTISPQLHSNEQMSCSGCFK